A part of Paenibacillus sp. IHBB 10380 genomic DNA contains:
- a CDS encoding DUF402 domain-containing protein — protein MKRKFGDRANWRRISRRRFTCRYVESERFTGYITLYTIYNLKEPLWKTYGNHTYRIADKGYSWLQYFPENCHYIVTAMFNERQEIIQWYIDTCKIQGVTDQGVPWFDDLYLDVVVLSNGEVFLLDEDELDDALRRSDITTEDYNLATLTAKHLLHEIDAHQFPYFMMSLEHRKQLFENGEFRRKI, from the coding sequence ATGAAACGTAAATTTGGAGATCGCGCGAACTGGCGTCGAATTTCACGCCGCCGTTTTACTTGTCGTTATGTCGAATCCGAGAGGTTCACGGGTTATATAACGTTGTATACGATTTATAACTTGAAGGAACCCCTATGGAAAACTTATGGAAATCATACGTATCGTATTGCAGACAAAGGGTACTCTTGGTTACAGTACTTCCCTGAGAATTGCCATTATATTGTCACTGCTATGTTTAATGAGCGACAAGAAATTATTCAATGGTATATTGATACTTGCAAAATTCAGGGTGTGACTGATCAGGGCGTACCTTGGTTCGATGATTTATATTTGGATGTGGTGGTATTAAGTAATGGAGAGGTCTTCCTATTGGATGAAGATGAATTGGATGATGCTTTAAGACGAAGCGATATAACGACAGAGGATTATAATCTTGCTACGTTAACTGCTAAACATTTGTTGCATGAGATCGATGCACATCAATTTCCCTACTTCATGATGTCACTCGAACATCGTAAACAATTGTTTGAGAATGGTGAATTTAGGAGGAAAATATGA
- a CDS encoding AAA family ATPase produces MSGRVAATNGQPEGRPSRQINVVLRSQEAPVLNNVVLDHEPVKVNKKKAEQSLYQEIQRELDQLIGLDNIKELVHEIYALLQVAQLRSEAGLASGGHVYHMIFKGNPGTGKTTVARIVAKLFQKMGVLSKGHLIEVERADLVGEYIGHTAQKTRELVKKAMGGILFIDEAYSLARGGEKDFGKEAIDTLVKSMEDHKNQFILILAGYSEEMEFFLQTNPGLPSRFPIQVDFSDYSVDQLIQISEVMAKERDYILMPQAILKLKQHILQEKNESLHAFSNGRYIRNMIEKSIRNHAVRLLNQYVNSQPGKLELMTLRTEDFKLDLKQGL; encoded by the coding sequence ATGAGCGGGCGTGTCGCGGCCACAAATGGCCAGCCTGAAGGCAGGCCATCCAGGCAAATTAATGTGGTTTTACGTAGTCAAGAGGCCCCCGTATTAAACAATGTAGTGCTGGATCATGAGCCCGTAAAGGTAAATAAGAAGAAGGCTGAGCAGAGTCTATATCAAGAAATTCAACGAGAGCTCGACCAATTGATTGGATTGGATAACATCAAAGAGCTAGTTCACGAAATCTATGCGTTACTTCAGGTAGCACAATTACGTTCGGAAGCAGGACTGGCAAGTGGTGGGCATGTGTATCACATGATTTTCAAAGGTAATCCAGGTACTGGAAAGACGACGGTAGCGCGTATCGTAGCTAAGCTGTTTCAAAAAATGGGTGTACTCAGTAAAGGACATCTTATTGAGGTAGAACGTGCTGATTTGGTCGGTGAGTATATCGGACATACAGCACAGAAGACTAGGGAACTCGTCAAAAAAGCCATGGGTGGCATTCTATTTATTGATGAAGCCTACAGTCTTGCCCGAGGTGGTGAGAAGGATTTCGGTAAAGAGGCTATCGATACTTTAGTAAAGTCTATGGAGGACCATAAGAATCAATTTATCCTTATTCTGGCGGGCTATTCTGAAGAAATGGAGTTCTTCTTACAGACTAACCCAGGTCTTCCTTCTCGATTCCCTATTCAGGTCGATTTCTCGGATTATTCAGTGGATCAACTGATTCAAATTTCAGAAGTAATGGCTAAGGAAAGAGACTACATTCTTATGCCTCAGGCGATACTTAAACTGAAGCAGCACATTTTACAGGAGAAGAATGAAAGCTTACATGCATTCAGTAATGGGAGATATATACGCAACATGATTGAAAAGTCGATACGTAATCATGCGGTTAGGCTCTTGAATCAATATGTGAATAGTCAACCAGGTAAGCTTGAGCTCATGACACTTCGAACGGAAGATTTCAAATTGGATTTGAAACAAGGACTATAG
- a CDS encoding YdcF family protein encodes MILVSNKARLTFKKIIFIILSICLVVLLWLGYVIWQINRTTSSDINPRVDVGIILGAAMWGDVPSPGLRERLEEGLRLYQDGKFEHFIVTGGLDRPGMRLTEAQGMAQYLLEHGVPEEDVVLENEATDTWENLLFSQKLMDKQGWTSAVIITHTYHGMRSLKIAEYLQYDEPKLGLVESKVLQMSIHKTRETLAFTKWKINELLMDLGFKSDETVNNVS; translated from the coding sequence ATGATCCTTGTATCAAATAAGGCCCGATTGACGTTCAAAAAAATAATTTTCATCATTCTATCTATCTGTCTAGTAGTTCTTCTATGGCTAGGCTATGTTATTTGGCAAATAAATCGGACGACTAGTTCGGACATTAACCCACGAGTAGATGTTGGTATTATTCTTGGCGCTGCGATGTGGGGGGATGTACCTAGCCCAGGCCTTCGGGAAAGGCTAGAAGAGGGATTAAGGTTATATCAAGACGGTAAATTTGAGCACTTTATTGTGACTGGAGGGTTGGATCGTCCAGGCATGAGACTTACAGAGGCGCAAGGGATGGCTCAGTATTTACTGGAGCATGGAGTTCCCGAAGAGGACGTTGTTCTAGAGAATGAAGCGACGGATACGTGGGAGAACTTGTTATTCAGTCAGAAGCTCATGGATAAGCAGGGCTGGACGTCTGCCGTGATCATTACACATACATACCATGGGATGCGTTCCCTCAAGATAGCGGAGTATTTGCAATATGATGAACCTAAACTTGGGCTTGTAGAATCGAAGGTGCTACAGATGTCCATTCACAAGACTAGAGAGACTTTAGCCTTCACGAAATGGAAAATAAATGAATTATTAATGGATCTTGGCTTTAAATCGGATGAAACTGTTAATAACGTTTCATGA